GGTATGGAATTTAAAACATTAATCCACACAGCTATAATCTAACTCGATCATACCTGCATCACAATCTTGGATAATCATTCCACCATCACAGGGACAGTTTTCTGCCACCTCAATTAAAAACTCCTCTAAATTTTCACATGTGTACCATGTTCCACTACATGCCATTCCAAAAGTAGGCAATGCAAACAGTGTTGTTAAAGCAAACAAAATCTTTAAATTTTTCATATGATTGATGTTTAAAATTTCTTAATTCTAAGCTTTTAAAACCTTCCTGCACCAAAAATTTTCATTAATGGGGGGGGGGGGCAGTGATAAACGGCAATTTTCTTATTTAGATGATTTTATTGAAGGAGATTTCAATTTATTCAAAAACTCCTTCAGCCCCTCCGCCTTCACCTTCTCCGAAAGCGGATATTCTCCTTCGATTCTGCAAATCACCACTCCTTCTTCAGCTCCGGTATCTTCCATGAAGTGCTGTAGGCCTTTGGGTAAGTTTAGAACCACAAAGTCATGCTTAAAATAAGTCGCGATGCGTCCCTGTTCTTGTTAAAGTAATGAGTAAAAGCTCCGCATCTACCAATTTAGTCCGATCAGAAGCTTTTTCCAGATCTATGTAAATACTTTCTCTATCGAGTTTCAGGTCTTTGACAAGCGTAGTTTTCCCTACTTGCCGCGGGCCCAATAGACCTACAGCAGGGAAAATGGAAAGATTTTCCTGAAGTAGCGAGAGTAATTTCCTGTCTTTTAATAAGTAAATCGAAGGTATGATTTACGATTTTCATGGTAAAACAACACCGGTAAGCATGTTGAAATAATAAATGCCCGGTAAAATTTACCAGGCATTTGCTACTATAGGTTGATAGCAGCTTTTCAACTAATCCATTTTATTTATACACCAATCCAACAAGTAGAATGAGTGAATTTCTCCGCCAATATCCTTTTTAAACACATTGACTGACATTTTGGTGAGTACCTCCATTGATGACATTTTGAAAGCCATTTTGCTCCAAAATACTTTTTGCTTGACTGCTTCTATTTCCTGATCGGCAGAATACCACAATGTTTCTCTTTCCCTTGAATTTACCTAACTGGCTAGCTACGCTATCCAAAGGGATATTGACCGCGCCCTTCACGCTTCCAGACGCAAACTCACCTGCTGATCTCACATCTACCAGAAATGCGCCTTCTTGGATTGCTTCTGACAA
This genomic window from Algoriphagus sp. TR-M9 contains:
- a CDS encoding AAA family ATPase — translated: MIPSIYLLKDRKLLSLLQENLSIFPAVGLLGPRQVGKTTLVKDLKLDRESIYIDLEKASDRTKLVDAELLLITLTRTGTHRDLF
- a CDS encoding rhodanese-like domain-containing protein, with the translated sequence MGFFSAIFGTTDNTKLSEAIQEGAFLVDVRSAGEFASGSVKGAVNIPLDSVASQLGKFKGKRNIVVFCRSGNRSSQAKSILEQNGFQNVINGGTHQNVSQCV